Proteins from a genomic interval of Rosa chinensis cultivar Old Blush chromosome 2, RchiOBHm-V2, whole genome shotgun sequence:
- the LOC112190592 gene encoding phosphoinositide phosphatase SAC3, which yields MASSENAPEPPPSSHAGGDEEVITPPQHIDMQKFRLYETRSNFYMIGRDKSRTYWRVLKIDRLDPCELNVLEDSTTYTERECSDLLRRVHEGNKVTGGLKFVTTCYGIIGFIKFLGPYYMLLITKRRKIGAIRGHAVYAISKSEMIPLPNSPVQCSITDSRDEDRYKKLLCTMDLTKDFFFSYSYNVMRSLQKNMCDHKMGHVVYETMFVWNEFLTRGIRNHLQNTVWTVALVYGFFRQATLSTSGRDFKLTLIARRSRHYAGTRYLKRGVNEKGRVANDVETEQIVFEDVPEGFPVQISSVVQNRGSIPLYWSQETSRLNIKPDIILSKKDPNYEATRLHFENLAQRYGNPIIILNLIKTQEKRPRESILRTEFANAIDFINKDLSEENHLRFLHWDLHKHSRSKAINALLLLGKVATYALTLTGFFYCQVTPEMGPEGMINWPSSENFDNCMSPQRHCANGDEDVDSIVGKPTGGSNIANGNHSTKPAIFQNGVLRTNCIDCLDRTNVAQYAYGLAALGHQLHALGVLENPKIDLDDPLADDLMGFYERMGDTLAHQYGGSAAHNKIFSERRGQWRAATQSQEFFRTLQRYYSNAYMDAQKQDAINIFLGYFQPQQDKPALWELDSDQHYHDGRHGSKDTDEDGWFGFKRSYSDGNILRPNSSPMSAPTVKQEKFTNYPVLPDQTQQGKTLSESSPEISTCESDIAYSRYTPSMPRRQLFGELQRYRCLESDHIYYSEHGDGYNFSNFVDLDWLSSSGNSCEEELYERSSILTNSPFEGLSSENVVNGIIGDSTPSTSVYGSILKGKEQTGTGLSFSNGESSNVPEDFPDSFSNWVNYGETLCH from the exons ATGGCCTCGTCGGAAAATGCGCCGGAGCCGCCGCCGTCCTCCCACGCCGGAGGAGACGAGGAAGTTATTACTCCTCCTCAGCACATAGATATGCAGAAATTCAGGCTTTACGAGACTCGATCG AACTTTTACATGATTGGAAGGGACAAGAGTAGAACGTATTGGAGGGTACTAAAGATTGATCGATTGGATCCCTGTGAGCTCAATGTTCTTGAAGATTCTACTACTTATACCGAACGTGAATGTTCTGACCTCTTGAGGCGGGTACATGAAGGGAACAAGGTCACTGGCGGATTGAAGTTTGTCACTACTTGTTACGGCATTATTG GGTTCATTAAATTTCTGGGGCCCTATTACATGCTGCTTATAACAAAGAGAAGAAAGATAGGTGCCATTCGTGGCCACGCGGTGTATGCCATCTCCAAAAGTGAAATGATCCCACTTCCAAATTCACCTGTTCAGTGCAGTATCACTGATTCTAGAGATGAAGACAG ATACAAGAAGCTCTTGTGCACAATGGACCTCACAAAGGACTTCTTTTTCAGCTACTCATACAATGTTATGCGTAGTCTTCAAAAGAACATGTGTGATCATAAGATGGGACATGTTGTTTATGAAACCATGTTCGTCTGGAATGAGTTCTTAACTCGGGGAATAAGGAATCACCTGCAAAATACTGTTTGGACAGTTGCATTGGTTTATGGTTTCTTTAGACAG GCCACTCTCTCTACATCTGGACGTGACTTCAAACTGACCCTCATTGCAAGACGTTCACGTCACTATGCGGGAACCAG GTATCTAAAACGTGGTGTTAATGAGAAGGGAAGAGTAGCTAATGATGTTGAGACCGAACAGATAGTTTTTGAGGATGTTCCTGAGGGCTTTCCTGTGCAAATAAGTTCTGTTGTACAGAACCGTGGCTCAATCCCTCTCTATTGGTCACAAGAAACATCGCGTTTAAACATTAAACCAGATATAATAT TGTCAAAGAAGGATCCAAACTACGAAGCCACTAGGCTTCATTTTGAAAATCTTGCCCAGAGATATGGGAACCCCATAATTATTTTAAATCTCATCAAG ACACAGGAAAAAAGGCCTCGAGAGTCCATTCTACGCACAGAGTTTGCTAATGCAATTGATTTCATTAATAAAGATCTATCTGAGGAGAACCATCTCAGATTTCTCCACTGGGATTTGCACAAACATTCTCGAAG CAAAGCTATAAATGCTTTACTACTCTTGGGAAAGGTGGCTACATATGCCTTGACTTTAACTGGGTTCTTCTATTGTCAAGTTACACCAGAAATGGGACCCGAGGGCATGATTAATTGGCCTTCATCGGA GAATTTTGACAATTGTATGTCTCCCCAAAGACATTGTGCTAATGGAGATGAGGATGTTGATAGCATAGTGGGGAAACCAACTGGAGGCAGCAACATTGCAAATGGAAATCATTCTACCAAACCAGCCATATTCCAGAATGGGGTGCTGAGGACCAATTGCATAGACTGCCTTGATCGGACAAATGTTGCACAGTATGCATATGGGTTGGCTGCTCTAGGACACCAGCTTCATGCTTTGGGAGTTTTAGAGAATCCCAAGATAGACCTTGACGATCCATTGGCTGATGATTTAATGGGATTTTATGAAAGAATGGGTGACACACTTGCACACCAGTATGGTGGTTCAGCTGCTCATAATAAG atattttctgagaGAAGAGGTCAGTGGAGAGCAGCAACTCAGTCTCAGGAATTCTTCAGAACTCTTCAACGGTATTACAGCAATGCGTATATGGATGCACAGAAGCAAGATGCAATTAATAT ATTTCTTGGGTATTTTCAACCACAGCAAGATAAACCTGCACTCTGGGAACTGGATTCAGACCAGCATTACCATGATGGGAGGCATGGGTCAAAAGACACGGATGAAGATGGATG GTTCGGTTTCAAGAGATCATATTCTGATGGAAACATTCTCCGTCCAAATAGCTCACCTATGTCAGCACCAACTGTTAAGCAGGAGAAATTTACTAACTATCCGGTTTTGCCTGATCAAACTCAACAAGGCAAGACACTTTCAGAATCCTCACCTGAAATATCAACTTGTGAGAGTGATATTGCATATTCAAG GTACACTCCCTCGATGCCTCGCAGACAACTTTTTGGAGAGTTGCAAAGATATCGGTGTCTTGAAAGTGATCATATTTACTATTCTGAACATGGAGATGGGTATAATTTCTCAAACTTTGTGGATCTAGACTGGCTATCTTCCTCTGGGAATTCATGTGAGGAGGAGCTGTATGAGAG ATCGTCAATACTTACCAACTCACCATTTGAGGGGCTATCATCGGAAAATGTTGTCAACGGAATAATAGGAGATTCTACACCCTCCACAAGTGTGTATGGATCCATCTTGAAG GGAAAGGAGCAAACAGGAACAGGATTATCCTTTAGTAATGGAGAGAGTTCCAATGTTCCTGAAGACTTTCCAGATAGCTTCTCGAACTGGGTCAATTATGGAGAGACACTCTGCCACTGA
- the LOC112190593 gene encoding eukaryotic translation initiation factor 3 subunit K isoform X2, with translation MGREAPQQTPTVEQLVAVNPYNPDILPDLESYVNEQVSSQTYSLDANLCLLRLYQFEPERMSTQIVARILVKALMAMPAPDFSLCLFLIPERVQMEEQFKTLIVLSHYLETGRFSQFWDEASKNRHILEAVPGFEQAVQAYAVHVLSLTYQKVPRSVLAEAINLEGISLDKFLEHHVANSGWVLEKGHGKGQLIVLPRNEFNHPELKKSTDDGIPLDHVARIFPILG, from the exons ATGGGAAGAGAGGCTCCACAGCAAACGCC CACGGTGGAGCAATTGGTCGCCGTCAATCCGTACAACCCCGATATCCTCCCCGATCTCGAAAGCTACGTCAACGAGCAg GTTTCGTCACAGACCTACAGTCTCGATGCGAATCTCTGCCTTCTTCGTCTCTATCAg TTTGAGCCGGAGCGTATGAGCACTCAAATTGTTGCTCGTATTTTGGTTAAG GCACTGATGGCAATGCCCGCTCCCGATTTCAGCCTCTGTCTCTTCCTAATTCCAGAAAGAGTG CAAATGGAGGAGCAGTTCAAGACTCTAATTGTCCTATCTCACTATCTAGAG ACAGGAAGATTCAGTCAATTCTGGGATGAAGCATCTAAGAATCGTCACATACTTGAAGCTGTCCCAG GTTTTGAGCAAGCGGTCCAAGCCTATGCAGTTCATGTTCTTTCCTTGACTTACCAAAAGGTTCCCAGATCTGTGCTTGCTGAG GCAATCAACCTTGAAGGTATATCCTTGGACAAATTCCTTGAGCATCATGTGGCCAATAGCGGTTGGGTTCTTGAAAAAGGTCATGGCAAGGGCCAACTCATTGTCTTACCTCGAAATGAATTTAACCATCCCGAGCTGAAGAAAAGCACAGACGATGGAATTCCATTAGACCATGTGGCTCGAATCTTCCCCATCCTGGGTTGA
- the LOC112190593 gene encoding eukaryotic translation initiation factor 3 subunit K isoform X1: MGREAPQQTPPSPQHQQQQQVSFTVEQLVAVNPYNPDILPDLESYVNEQVSSQTYSLDANLCLLRLYQFEPERMSTQIVARILVKALMAMPAPDFSLCLFLIPERVQMEEQFKTLIVLSHYLETGRFSQFWDEASKNRHILEAVPGFEQAVQAYAVHVLSLTYQKVPRSVLAEAINLEGISLDKFLEHHVANSGWVLEKGHGKGQLIVLPRNEFNHPELKKSTDDGIPLDHVARIFPILG, from the exons ATGGGAAGAGAGGCTCCACAGCAAACGCCGCCGTCGCCGCAgcatcagcagcagcagcaagtgTCGTTCACGGTGGAGCAATTGGTCGCCGTCAATCCGTACAACCCCGATATCCTCCCCGATCTCGAAAGCTACGTCAACGAGCAg GTTTCGTCACAGACCTACAGTCTCGATGCGAATCTCTGCCTTCTTCGTCTCTATCAg TTTGAGCCGGAGCGTATGAGCACTCAAATTGTTGCTCGTATTTTGGTTAAG GCACTGATGGCAATGCCCGCTCCCGATTTCAGCCTCTGTCTCTTCCTAATTCCAGAAAGAGTG CAAATGGAGGAGCAGTTCAAGACTCTAATTGTCCTATCTCACTATCTAGAG ACAGGAAGATTCAGTCAATTCTGGGATGAAGCATCTAAGAATCGTCACATACTTGAAGCTGTCCCAG GTTTTGAGCAAGCGGTCCAAGCCTATGCAGTTCATGTTCTTTCCTTGACTTACCAAAAGGTTCCCAGATCTGTGCTTGCTGAG GCAATCAACCTTGAAGGTATATCCTTGGACAAATTCCTTGAGCATCATGTGGCCAATAGCGGTTGGGTTCTTGAAAAAGGTCATGGCAAGGGCCAACTCATTGTCTTACCTCGAAATGAATTTAACCATCCCGAGCTGAAGAAAAGCACAGACGATGGAATTCCATTAGACCATGTGGCTCGAATCTTCCCCATCCTGGGTTGA
- the LOC112185387 gene encoding kinesin-like protein NACK2, which translates to MMAGTPATPTSKLHRTTCSTPGGSRVREEKILVTVRLRPLNRREQAMYDLIAWDCLDENTIVFKNPNHERPANPYIFDKVFGPTCSTQKVYEEGAKDVALSALTGMNATIFAYGQTSSGKTFTMRGITENAVKDIFEHIQKTPERKFILKFSALEIYNETVVDLLKRKSGPVRLLDDAEKGTNVDKLHEEIIEDGQHLKHLIGICEAQRQVGETALNDKSSRSHQIIRLTIESSLRESSGSVKSFGASLNLVDLAGSERASQTNADGTRLKEGSHINRSLLTLTTVIRKLSGGKRSGHIPYRDSKLTRILQSSLGGNARTAIICTVSPALSHVEQTRNTLSFATSAKEVTNTAKINMRIARLEAELRSPEPSALKSILEEKDLKIKQMERELEELKRQRDLAQSQLELERKVNKVQKGANQCGPSSEVVRRLSFPGENETVATTPQSHTRNAVRRQSIMRRSVTSTDPSMLVNEIRKLEQRQRQLGDEANRALEVLHKEVATHRLGNQETTETIAKLLSEIKDIQAVSSIPEESMIGGETNLKEEITRWKSQAGNIESLERKLENVQKSIDQLASAFATSEETSECKTPSKKKKLLPFTLSNSTNMQHLIRSPCSPMTPSRKVMDYETENKVPENNDAMPSDNIAMSGRSKSTPPKSDENGTRKSSKERSPAAPQSSVNVKKMQRMFKNAAEENIRSIRTYVTELKERVLKLQYQKNLLLCQVISMEEDKEAGTDETDKIDESIPLAWHLTFEEDRKEIVMLWHLCHVSITHRSQFYLLFKGDPSDQIYMEVELRRLQWLERHFSDLGNASPALLGDEPAGTVSASIKALKQEREYLAKRVSSKLTADEREMLYAKWDIPPGGKQRRLQLVNKLWTDPHNMQHVQESAEIVAKLVGFCESGEPASKEMFELNFACPSDKKTWLGWNLISNLLNL; encoded by the exons atgatggctGGGACACCGGCGACGCCGACGTCTAAACTCCATAGGACTACTTGTTCCACTCCGGGTGGTTCAAGAGTTCGTGAGGAGAAAATCTTGGTCACTGTTCGATTGAGGCCGCTGAATCGGAGAGAGCAGGCAATGTATGATCTTATTGCCTGGGACTGCCTGGATGAGAACACTATTGTTTTCAAGAATCCAAATCATGAGAGACCTGCTAATCCATACATATTTG ATAAGGTGTTTGGCCCAACGTGCTCAACTCAGAAGGTCTATGAAGAAGGGGCTAAGGATGTTGCTTTATCTGCACTTACAGGAATGAATG CAACAATTTTTGCATATGGGCAGACTAGTAGTGGAAAGACATTCACCATGAGAGGAATCACTGAAAATGCTGTCAAGGACATTTTTGAACACATCCAGAAA ACACCAGAGAGGAAGTTCATTCTTAAGTTTTCTGCATTGGAGATTTACAATGAAACTGTTGTTGATCTTCTGAAACGCAAATCTGGCCCCGTTCGGCTTTTGGATGATGCTGAG AAAGGGACCAATGTGGATAAATTACATGAAGAAATTATTGAAGATGGCCAACATTTGAAACATTTGATTGGAATATGTGAAG CTCAAAGGCAAGTGGGAGAAACTGCCCTAAATGATAAAAGCTCAAGATCACATCAGATAATCAGGCTG ACCATAGAGAGCAGCCTCCGAGAGAGTTCAGGCTCAGTGAAGTCTTTTGGAGCCAGTTTG AACCTTGTGGACTTAGCTGGAAGTGAACGTGCCTCCCAGACAAATGCAGATGGTACAAGGTTGAAGGAAGGTAGTCATATAAACCGCAGCTTGCTAACACTCACAACAGTTATCAGGAAGCTAAG TGGTGGAAAAAGAAGTGGCCACATACCATACAGGGATTCAAAACTTACACGAATTTTGCAGTCTTCACTCGGGGGGAATGCTCGGACTGCTATTATATGTACTGTGAGCCCAGCTTTAAGTCATGTAGAGCAGACAAGAAATACACTGTCATTTGCAACTAGTGCCAAGGAGGTCACCAATACTGCAAAAATAAACATG AGAATAGCCAGACTTGAAGCAGAGCTGCGAAGTCCAGAGCCTTCTGCGCTTAAGTCCATACTAGAAGAAAAGGACTTGAAAATCAAGCAG ATGGAGAGGGAACTGGAAGAGCTAAAGCGACAAAGAGACCTTGCACAATCACAACTTGAATTAGAACGGAAAGTAAACAAAGTGCAGAAG GGAGCGAACCAATGCGGACCTTCTTCTGAAGTTGTTAGGCGTCTTTCTTTTCCAGGAGAGAATGAAACAGTTGCTACTACTCCACAGTCTCATACAAGAAATGCAGTTCGAAGGCAGTCAATTATGAGGAGATCAGTAACTTCTACAGATCCATCCATGCTTGTGAATGAAATCCGAAAGTTAGAGCAGAGACAGAGGCAGCTCGGTGATGAGGCAAATCGAGCACTTGAAGTACTGCACAAGGAGGTAGCTACCCATCGACTGGGAAATCAGGAAACTACTGAAACTATAGCAAAACTGCTGTCTGAGATAAAGGACATACAAGCAGTTAGCTCCATTCCTGAAGAATCTATGATTGGAGGTGAGACCAATCTGAAGGAAGAGATCACTCGATGGAAATCTCAGGCAGGCAATATTGAATCTTTAGAAAGGAAGCTTGAGAATGTTCAGAAATCTATAGACCAGCTGGCTTCTGCTTTTGCAACTAGTGAGGAAACTTCAGAATGCAAGACCCcgtcaaaaaagaagaaactccTTCCTTTCACCCTAAGCAATAGTACAAATATGCAGCATCTAATCCGGTCTCCTTGCTCACCTATGACCCCTTCGAGGAAAGTGATGGATTATGAGACTGAGAACAAGGTGCCTGAGAACAACGATGCTATGCCTAGCGATAACATCGCCATGTCTGGGAGGTCTAAATCTACTCCACCAAAGAGTGATGAAAATGGTACCCGTAAATCATCCAAAGAGAGAAGTCCTGCTGCTCCGCAATCATCAGTTAATGTGAAAAAAATGCAGAGGATGTTCAAGAATGCTGCAGAGGAGAATATACGCAGCATTAGAACTTATGTTACTGAGTTAAAAGAGCGGGTATTAAAGCTCCAATACCAGAAGAACCTTCTGTTGTGCCAG GTAATTTCAATGGAGGAGGACAAAGAAGCTGGAACAGACGAGACAGATAAAATCGATGAATCTATTCCATTGGCATGGCACCTGACTTTTGAAGAGGATAGAAAAGAAATTGTCATGCTATGGCATTTGTGCCATGTTTCAATTACTCACCGCAGCCAATTTTATCTGTTGTTCAAGGGCGACCCTTCTGATCAGATATACATGGAAGTTGAACTGAGAAGATTGCAGTGGTTGGAACGACATTTCTCCGATCTTGGTAATGCTAGTCCAGCACTTCTAGGTGACGAACCTGCAGGCACTGTTTCAGCAAG TATCAAGGCTCTTAAGCAAGAAAGGGAGTATCTGGCCAAGAGGGTGAGCTCTAAGCTAACAGCAGACGAAAGAGAGATGCTGTATGCGAAATGGGATATCCCTCCAGGCGGAAAACAAAGGAGGCTGCAGCTGGTAAACAAGCTGTGGACTGACCCTCATAACATGCAACATGTACAGGAGAGTGCTGAAATCGTCGCCAAGCTGGTTGGATTCTGTGAATCTGGTGAACCTGCTAGCAAGGAGATGTTCGAACTCAATTTTGCGTGCCCttctgataagaagacatggtTGGGCTGGAATTTGATATCGAATCTTTTAAATCTGTAA